A stretch of Natronococcus sp. CG52 DNA encodes these proteins:
- the paaE gene encoding 1,2-phenylacetyl-CoA epoxidase subunit PaaE → MRKPDPSVTTSGDAAGAECPYCESTNTVREHPKGPSLCRSMHYCNACEQPFEKFE, encoded by the coding sequence ATGAGAAAACCCGATCCCAGCGTGACGACCAGCGGCGACGCGGCGGGCGCGGAGTGCCCCTACTGCGAGTCGACCAACACCGTCCGCGAGCACCCGAAGGGGCCGTCGCTCTGCCGGTCGATGCACTACTGTAACGCCTGCGAGCAGCCGTTCGAGAAGTTCGAGTAG
- the paaB gene encoding 1,2-phenylacetyl-CoA epoxidase subunit PaaB: MIWEVFRQEKTGGYHAHCGNVHAPDREMAKQFAAVQHGRRKPTNSLWVVPRDEIGEIDADDVAFGGTTDKAYRWATAYNTTGEDAREVVESEGEQATAERQRGDD, translated from the coding sequence ATGATCTGGGAAGTGTTCCGGCAGGAGAAAACCGGAGGCTACCACGCCCACTGTGGAAACGTCCACGCGCCGGACCGCGAGATGGCGAAGCAGTTCGCGGCCGTACAGCACGGCCGCCGTAAGCCGACCAACAGCCTCTGGGTCGTCCCCAGGGATGAAATCGGCGAGATCGACGCGGACGACGTCGCCTTCGGCGGGACGACCGACAAGGCTTACCGGTGGGCGACCGCGTACAACACCACCGGCGAGGACGCACGCGAAGTCGTCGAATCCGAAGGCGAGCAGGCCACCGCCGAGAGACAGCGGGGTGACGACTGA
- a CDS encoding LLM class flavin-dependent oxidoreductase, with amino-acid sequence MKLGTGLFTAQRRPGDDREPSDLYDEILTLTREIEDAGLDSAWVSEHHFEADGYLSGTMPALGAMAAESDDLEIGSCVALGPLYDPIRLAEDAATVDLLSDGRLTLGLAIGSNPREFDVFGVPREERAERLTDLVPFLRGAWSEGPLEYDSEFHDVPADVSITPKPTDGNVPVMLGGAAKPAVRRAARTADGWCAPSALSLEGVRKRVEDIHRVREEEGLEDVDENPSSARETSSHDDFTIYVLQHGWVGDSREDAWEAMRDGYFYLQRRYAEIFSGESVDELEDERKRELKEQAIFGTPDQVVDELETYREALGDDVHFILRTYYPGVDADETVDCVHRLGDEVAPELR; translated from the coding sequence ATGAAACTCGGGACTGGTCTGTTCACCGCCCAGCGGCGGCCCGGCGACGACCGCGAGCCGAGCGACCTGTACGACGAGATTCTGACGCTGACCCGCGAGATCGAGGACGCGGGCCTGGACAGCGCGTGGGTCTCCGAACATCACTTCGAAGCAGACGGCTACCTCTCCGGGACGATGCCCGCGCTGGGGGCGATGGCCGCCGAGAGCGACGACCTCGAGATCGGGAGCTGCGTCGCCCTCGGCCCGCTGTACGACCCGATCCGGCTCGCCGAGGACGCGGCGACGGTCGACCTGCTCTCGGACGGCCGACTCACCCTCGGACTCGCCATCGGCTCGAACCCGCGGGAGTTCGACGTCTTCGGCGTCCCGCGCGAGGAGCGCGCCGAGCGTCTCACGGATCTCGTCCCGTTCCTCCGCGGCGCCTGGAGCGAGGGCCCCCTCGAGTACGACTCCGAATTCCACGACGTGCCGGCGGACGTCTCAATCACCCCGAAGCCGACCGACGGGAACGTGCCGGTCATGCTCGGCGGCGCGGCCAAACCCGCGGTCCGCCGAGCGGCGCGAACTGCGGACGGCTGGTGCGCCCCCTCGGCGCTGTCACTCGAGGGCGTCAGGAAACGGGTCGAGGACATTCACCGGGTCCGCGAGGAAGAGGGCCTCGAGGACGTTGACGAGAATCCGTCGTCAGCCCGTGAGACCTCGTCTCACGATGACTTTACGATCTACGTTCTCCAGCACGGCTGGGTCGGCGACTCCCGCGAGGATGCCTGGGAGGCGATGCGCGACGGCTACTTCTACCTCCAGCGCCGGTACGCGGAGATCTTCTCCGGCGAATCGGTGGACGAACTCGAGGACGAACGCAAGCGGGAGCTGAAAGAGCAGGCGATCTTCGGCACGCCCGACCAGGTCGTCGACGAACTCGAGACCTACCGCGAGGCCCTCGGCGACGACGTGCACTTCATCCTCCGGACGTACTACCCCGGCGTCGACGCTGACGAGACGGTCGACTGCGTCCACCGGCTCGGCGACGAGGTTGCGCCCGAACTCCGGTAA
- a CDS encoding ABC transporter ATP-binding protein, whose amino-acid sequence MSADPLLDLENVDAGYGETRVLRDLSLSVGEGEVVSLVGRNGAGKTTTLRSIVGILTPTSGTVTYRGTDITALEATETVQRGLALVPEERRIFPELTVKENLELADYGGSPDVDSLSVGEALEMFENLQERASNPGSSLSGGEQQMLAIARALVGGADLILLDEPTEGLAPYIVRDVMDIVEDLNERGITVLLVEQNVHVCLELADRNYLINQGEIVYEGTSAELEDDEEILDRYLGVTA is encoded by the coding sequence ATGAGCGCCGATCCGCTGCTCGACCTCGAGAACGTCGACGCGGGGTACGGCGAGACCCGGGTACTTCGGGACCTGTCGCTGTCGGTCGGCGAGGGCGAGGTCGTCTCGCTGGTCGGCCGCAACGGGGCCGGCAAGACGACGACGCTGCGCTCCATCGTCGGCATCCTCACCCCGACGAGCGGGACCGTTACCTATCGCGGCACGGATATCACGGCTCTCGAGGCCACGGAGACCGTTCAACGGGGGCTCGCGCTCGTGCCGGAGGAGCGCCGGATCTTCCCGGAGCTCACCGTGAAGGAGAACCTCGAACTCGCCGACTACGGCGGGTCGCCGGACGTCGATTCCCTCTCGGTGGGGGAGGCGCTCGAGATGTTCGAGAATCTGCAGGAGCGGGCCTCGAATCCCGGCTCGTCGCTCTCGGGCGGCGAACAACAGATGCTCGCCATCGCGCGCGCACTCGTCGGCGGCGCCGACCTCATCCTGCTCGACGAACCGACGGAGGGGCTCGCCCCCTACATCGTCCGGGACGTGATGGACATCGTCGAGGACCTCAACGAGCGGGGCATCACCGTCCTGCTGGTCGAGCAGAACGTCCACGTCTGTCTCGAACTCGCCGACCGGAACTACCTCATCAACCAGGGCGAGATCGTCTACGAGGGGACGTCCGCCGAACTCGAGGACGACGAGGAGATCCTCGACAGATACCTCGGCGTCACCGCCTGA
- a CDS encoding ABC transporter ATP-binding protein, which translates to MAMETSAADRRSDDRTILRTEGLVKQFGQFTAIDRIDLTVEQREFRSIIGPNGAGKTTLFNLITGALPITDGSIYFDGEEVSGRSPAERVRLGMGRSFQISNIFGGLTVRENVRLAAQSINRDRYNFLESLFKPTDRYDEMNERTDHVLQQIGLLDVADETASALAYGDKRRLEIGVVLATDPDLVLFDEPTAGMSVEETQGTIELIEDVLVDQTLLLIEHDIELVMELSDRITVLNRGEILAEGTPEEIAENRDVQDAYLGGMVE; encoded by the coding sequence ATGGCGATGGAAACGTCAGCAGCCGACCGACGGTCCGACGACCGTACGATCCTTCGAACGGAGGGGTTGGTCAAGCAGTTCGGTCAGTTTACGGCCATCGACCGGATCGATCTGACCGTCGAGCAGAGGGAGTTCCGGAGCATCATCGGTCCGAACGGCGCCGGCAAGACCACGCTGTTCAACCTGATCACCGGCGCGTTACCGATTACGGACGGTTCGATCTACTTCGACGGCGAGGAGGTCTCCGGCCGCTCGCCCGCCGAACGGGTTCGACTGGGGATGGGACGATCGTTCCAGATCTCGAATATTTTTGGCGGGCTCACCGTCCGCGAAAACGTTCGGCTGGCCGCCCAGTCGATCAACCGAGATCGCTACAACTTCCTCGAGTCGCTGTTCAAACCGACCGATCGGTACGACGAGATGAACGAACGGACGGATCACGTCCTTCAGCAGATCGGCCTCCTCGACGTCGCCGACGAGACGGCGAGCGCGCTCGCCTACGGCGACAAGCGGCGGCTCGAGATCGGCGTCGTCCTCGCGACCGATCCCGATCTGGTGCTGTTCGACGAACCGACGGCCGGCATGAGCGTCGAGGAGACGCAGGGAACGATCGAACTGATCGAGGACGTGCTGGTCGACCAGACGCTGTTGCTCATCGAACACGATATCGAACTCGTCATGGAACTCTCAGACCGCATCACCGTGTTGAACCGGGGCGAGATCCTCGCGGAGGGGACGCCGGAGGAGATCGCCGAGAACCGAGACGTACAGGACGCCTACCTCGGAGGGATGGTCGAATGA
- a CDS encoding NAD-dependent epimerase/dehydratase family protein: MNDDNATVLVTGGTGFIGSYVVQDLLEHGHDVVAYDLSTDTKILENLGVTDDVEVRRGDVSESTDVIRAVKETDSTHIIHLAALLTTTARENPRAAADVNVMGTNNVFEAARTLDDQVERVAWASSAAAYAPPHNYDAEWVDEDELVYPDTLYGATKEYNEHQARVYHEDYGLDHVALRPTVAYGPYRETGGSAFLANIIEKPALGEPYSVEYGDQEIDWQHVEDIAQAFRKAAFTPSSALTQRVYNVRGVLATVREAAEAVESVMPDADIDVSDEGELPWTQNLDMTKAQEDLGYEPEYDLESGFRKYINVLREEEGLEPV, encoded by the coding sequence ATGAACGACGACAACGCGACCGTACTGGTAACCGGCGGAACCGGCTTCATCGGTTCCTACGTGGTACAGGATCTGCTCGAGCACGGCCACGACGTCGTGGCCTACGACCTCTCGACGGACACCAAAATTCTCGAGAACCTCGGCGTCACCGACGACGTCGAGGTGCGACGGGGCGACGTTTCCGAGTCGACCGACGTCATTCGTGCGGTCAAGGAGACGGACTCGACGCATATCATCCACCTCGCGGCGCTGCTGACGACGACCGCCCGGGAGAACCCGCGTGCGGCGGCCGACGTGAACGTCATGGGCACGAACAACGTCTTCGAGGCGGCCCGCACGCTCGACGACCAGGTCGAGCGCGTCGCGTGGGCCTCCTCGGCGGCGGCGTACGCGCCGCCGCACAACTACGACGCGGAGTGGGTCGACGAGGACGAACTCGTCTATCCCGATACGCTGTACGGCGCGACCAAGGAGTACAACGAACACCAGGCCCGGGTCTACCACGAGGACTACGGACTGGACCACGTCGCGCTCCGGCCGACGGTCGCCTACGGCCCGTACCGCGAGACCGGAGGCTCGGCCTTCCTCGCGAACATCATCGAAAAGCCCGCGCTCGGCGAGCCCTACAGCGTCGAGTACGGCGACCAGGAGATCGACTGGCAACACGTCGAGGACATCGCCCAGGCGTTCCGGAAGGCGGCCTTTACGCCGTCGTCGGCGCTGACCCAGCGCGTCTACAACGTCCGCGGCGTGCTGGCGACGGTTCGAGAGGCCGCCGAGGCCGTCGAATCCGTCATGCCCGACGCCGACATCGACGTCTCAGACGAGGGTGAACTCCCCTGGACCCAGAACCTCGACATGACGAAGGCCCAGGAGGACCTCGGCTACGAACCCGAGTACGACCTCGAATCCGGCTTCCGGAAGTACATCAACGTACTGCGCGAGGAGGAGGGGCTCGAGCCCGTCTGA
- a CDS encoding M24 family metallopeptidase, whose product MTFHERDYMEGTLGTQAVDWEERINTRRLRTERKEKALSRLRDTDLGAMLLVSDPNIRYVTGLAMTGGSGADHYTLLTENGDIVHWDTADHASNQRANCPWLHDIRYACPGLGNVPRASGSASARQFLLSTMAETVHEAMEEYGVADEKLGIDVGNQGLLEAFADRSVEVDPETAQSVMEDARKTKTEDEIECLRQVAAICEAGFQTIKDAAKPGMRENEVWGEAVNELWRHGAFVGGGYLTSGPNTWPKHQANTTDRMIRPNDLVYADFYNIGYLGYRSCYYRTFSMGEPTDEQREAYETARDNLYDVLERIEPGATTDEIAQGFPDMEGEHADYYDADEHWQLTTNHWAHGLGLQLYEVPLIWRGLSPEHPIEIEEGMTMAVETQEPAGRQGVRVEEMVVVRENGVEILSEWPVEEITVIDH is encoded by the coding sequence ATGACGTTCCACGAGCGCGATTACATGGAGGGCACGCTCGGCACGCAGGCCGTCGACTGGGAGGAGCGAATCAACACCCGGCGGCTGCGGACCGAGCGCAAGGAAAAGGCGCTCTCTCGACTCCGGGATACCGATCTCGGCGCGATGTTGCTCGTCTCGGATCCGAACATCCGGTACGTGACGGGGCTTGCGATGACCGGCGGCAGCGGCGCGGACCACTACACGCTGCTGACCGAGAACGGCGATATCGTCCACTGGGACACCGCCGACCACGCGAGCAACCAGCGGGCGAACTGTCCCTGGCTTCACGACATCCGGTACGCCTGCCCGGGCCTCGGGAACGTGCCGCGGGCCTCGGGCAGCGCGTCGGCGCGGCAGTTCCTGCTGTCGACGATGGCCGAGACCGTCCACGAGGCGATGGAGGAGTACGGCGTCGCCGACGAGAAACTGGGGATCGACGTCGGCAATCAGGGGCTTCTCGAGGCCTTTGCGGACCGCAGCGTCGAGGTCGATCCCGAGACGGCCCAGTCGGTGATGGAGGACGCCCGCAAGACCAAGACCGAAGACGAGATCGAGTGCCTGCGGCAGGTCGCCGCGATCTGCGAGGCCGGCTTCCAGACGATCAAAGACGCCGCGAAGCCGGGGATGCGAGAGAACGAGGTGTGGGGCGAGGCCGTCAACGAACTGTGGCGCCACGGTGCCTTCGTCGGCGGCGGCTACCTCACCTCGGGGCCGAACACCTGGCCGAAACACCAGGCCAACACGACCGACCGGATGATCCGCCCGAACGACCTCGTCTACGCCGACTTCTACAACATCGGCTACCTCGGCTACCGGTCGTGTTATTACCGCACCTTCTCGATGGGCGAACCGACGGATGAACAGCGGGAGGCCTACGAGACCGCGCGAGACAACCTCTACGACGTGCTCGAGCGGATCGAACCCGGCGCGACGACCGACGAGATCGCGCAGGGCTTTCCCGATATGGAAGGCGAGCACGCCGACTACTACGACGCGGACGAACACTGGCAGCTGACGACGAACCACTGGGCGCACGGGCTGGGACTCCAGCTGTACGAGGTGCCGCTGATCTGGCGGGGACTCTCGCCGGAGCACCCCATCGAGATCGAGGAGGGGATGACGATGGCCGTCGAGACCCAGGAACCTGCGGGTCGGCAGGGCGTCCGCGTCGAGGAGATGGTCGTCGTCCGCGAGAACGGCGTCGAGATCCTGAGCGAGTGGCCCGTCGAGGAGATCACCGTTATCGATCACTGA
- a CDS encoding PaaI family thioesterase, with amino-acid sequence MDTEAFFEGMPFASLLGIEVTECADGHAEGRLEMTEDLSWNEDQLMAHGGVTFTLADTVGGAALVSLVDQPVPTIDMRIDYLSAGTGDLYAEADVVRCGSDVGTVDVEVYAADDGETPTESRGDGDAVGTLIADARGVYKTG; translated from the coding sequence ATGGACACCGAAGCGTTCTTCGAGGGGATGCCCTTCGCGTCCCTGCTGGGAATCGAGGTCACCGAGTGTGCCGACGGTCACGCCGAGGGTCGCCTCGAGATGACCGAGGACCTCTCGTGGAACGAGGATCAGCTGATGGCCCACGGCGGCGTCACGTTCACGCTGGCGGACACCGTCGGCGGCGCGGCGCTGGTCTCGCTGGTGGATCAACCGGTCCCGACGATCGACATGCGGATCGACTACCTGTCGGCCGGAACGGGCGACCTCTACGCGGAGGCCGACGTCGTGCGCTGTGGCAGCGACGTCGGGACCGTCGACGTCGAGGTCTACGCCGCGGACGACGGCGAGACTCCGACGGAGTCCCGTGGAGACGGCGACGCCGTCGGAACGCTGATCGCGGACGCCCGCGGCGTGTACAAGACGGGATAG
- the paaC gene encoding 1,2-phenylacetyl-CoA epoxidase subunit PaaC, with protein MAASLENPDELDGRERDALETLLKRLGDDEFVLAERYTEWQVRAPSLESDLALANNAQDELGHARLWYDVLGDLGFEEQDLVYERDPADFRHSTLVELPFEDGDWADPILRSYLYDVAEKLRLEALEESTYPKIADRVGKIRSEEGYHLEHAQSWLERLADGDEGHERLQDALDRLFPYALTIFEPVDPNVEADIVDLGLRDATLEELGEEWLSNVVPYLESLDLELPVDAQVDDETFEITEEMLPEERGRDGSHTDAWFDLYDEFTRTYRELGRSETTKIMDKPE; from the coding sequence ATGGCGGCGTCCCTCGAGAATCCCGACGAACTCGACGGGCGCGAACGCGACGCCCTCGAGACCCTGCTGAAGCGGCTGGGCGACGACGAGTTCGTGCTGGCCGAACGGTACACCGAGTGGCAGGTCCGGGCACCCAGCCTCGAGTCCGACCTCGCGCTGGCGAACAATGCCCAGGACGAACTCGGTCACGCTCGCCTGTGGTACGACGTCCTGGGGGACCTCGGCTTCGAGGAGCAGGATCTGGTGTACGAGCGCGACCCTGCGGACTTCCGCCACAGCACGCTCGTCGAACTCCCGTTCGAGGACGGTGACTGGGCCGACCCGATCCTTCGGTCGTACCTCTACGACGTCGCCGAAAAGCTTCGCCTCGAGGCGCTCGAGGAGTCGACGTACCCGAAGATTGCCGACCGCGTCGGCAAGATCCGGAGCGAGGAGGGGTACCACTTAGAGCACGCCCAGAGCTGGCTGGAACGGCTCGCCGACGGCGACGAGGGCCACGAGCGCCTGCAGGACGCGCTCGACCGGCTGTTCCCGTACGCACTCACTATCTTCGAGCCGGTCGATCCGAACGTCGAGGCCGATATCGTCGACCTCGGGCTTCGCGACGCGACCCTCGAGGAGCTGGGCGAGGAGTGGCTCTCGAACGTCGTTCCCTACCTCGAATCGCTCGACCTCGAACTGCCGGTCGACGCGCAGGTGGACGACGAGACGTTCGAGATCACCGAGGAGATGCTCCCCGAGGAGCGCGGACGGGACGGCTCGCACACCGACGCGTGGTTCGACCTCTACGACGAGTTTACCCGCACCTACCGCGAACTCGGGCGCAGCGAGACGACCAAAATCATGGACAAACCAGAATGA
- the paaK gene encoding phenylacetate--CoA ligase PaaK has translation MVESIERASRDELRELQSERLRDTVEHAYENVELYRQRLDDAGVSPEDIESIDDVEKLPFTTKEDFRAEYPDGLFAVDDDEIRRVHASSGTTGKPKIVGYTESDLELWRDVMARSMAAAGIESGDTFQNAYGYGLFTGGLGFHGGAEALGATVIPSGSGNTQRQVDLARDLESDAIGCTPSYALYFAETAEEMGVDPRGLPVSTVLYGAEPCTEPMREEIEERLDATGIENYGLSELIGPGVAVECHEAQDGMHIWEDHFYPEIVDPQTGEPLPEGEEGELVLTSLSKEALPVLRYRTGDLTTLTYEECACGRTMVRMDSVTGRADDLLIVRGVNLYPSQIEDVVLEFDAVAPYYRVDLFREGEMDTLELTVELTEAFDGDREGLREAVLERLQNALSFRPDALELVEYGTIERTEVGKVKRVYDHR, from the coding sequence ATGGTGGAGAGTATCGAACGTGCATCTCGCGACGAACTGCGGGAGCTGCAGTCCGAACGGCTCCGCGATACCGTCGAGCACGCCTACGAGAACGTCGAGCTCTACCGACAGCGGTTGGACGACGCTGGCGTCTCGCCGGAAGATATCGAGAGCATTGACGACGTCGAGAAACTACCGTTCACGACGAAGGAGGACTTCCGCGCCGAGTACCCCGACGGCCTCTTCGCCGTCGACGACGACGAGATCCGGCGCGTTCACGCGTCCTCCGGGACCACGGGGAAACCCAAGATCGTCGGCTACACCGAGAGCGATCTCGAGCTATGGCGCGACGTGATGGCTCGCTCGATGGCTGCGGCGGGGATCGAATCGGGCGATACCTTTCAGAACGCCTACGGCTACGGCCTCTTTACGGGCGGACTCGGCTTTCACGGCGGCGCCGAAGCGCTCGGCGCGACGGTGATCCCGTCGGGCAGCGGCAACACCCAGCGACAGGTTGATCTCGCACGCGACCTCGAGAGCGACGCCATCGGGTGTACGCCGTCGTACGCCCTCTACTTCGCCGAGACGGCCGAAGAGATGGGCGTCGATCCTCGCGGGTTGCCGGTCTCGACGGTGCTCTACGGCGCCGAACCCTGCACGGAGCCGATGCGCGAGGAGATCGAGGAGCGACTCGACGCGACCGGAATCGAAAACTACGGACTCTCCGAACTGATCGGTCCCGGCGTCGCCGTCGAGTGTCACGAAGCCCAGGACGGGATGCACATCTGGGAGGATCACTTCTACCCCGAAATCGTCGATCCGCAGACCGGCGAGCCGCTCCCGGAGGGCGAGGAGGGCGAACTCGTCCTGACGTCGCTCTCGAAGGAAGCCCTGCCGGTCCTGCGCTACCGGACGGGAGACCTCACGACGCTCACGTACGAGGAGTGTGCCTGCGGCCGGACGATGGTTCGGATGGACAGCGTCACGGGCCGCGCCGACGACCTGCTCATCGTTCGCGGCGTGAATTTGTACCCCAGCCAGATCGAGGACGTCGTTCTCGAGTTCGACGCGGTTGCCCCCTACTACCGCGTGGACCTCTTCCGCGAGGGCGAGATGGATACGCTCGAGTTGACGGTCGAACTGACGGAGGCGTTCGACGGCGACCGCGAGGGACTTCGCGAGGCGGTCCTCGAGCGGTTGCAGAACGCGCTGTCGTTCCGGCCCGACGCGCTCGAGTTGGTCGAGTACGGGACGATCGAACGGACGGAAGTGGGGAAGGTCAAACGCGTCTACGATCATCGCTGA
- the paaD gene encoding 1,2-phenylacetyl-CoA epoxidase subunit PaaD gives MSSNTPDSETDAAPCAYTDYREGEGADDLPATGEDATGLETDVWDALYEIEDPEMPISIVDLGLIYGVSVEDGVATVDMTLTYSGCPARDMLTDQVEEAAAAVEGVEDAELRLVWSPEWTVEMVTEPGKEDLREFGLSI, from the coding sequence ATGAGCAGCAACACTCCGGACTCCGAGACCGACGCCGCGCCCTGCGCGTACACCGACTACCGCGAGGGTGAGGGTGCCGACGACCTTCCCGCGACCGGCGAGGACGCGACCGGCCTCGAGACCGACGTGTGGGACGCCCTCTACGAGATCGAGGACCCCGAGATGCCGATCAGCATCGTCGACCTGGGGCTGATCTACGGCGTCAGCGTCGAGGACGGCGTCGCGACCGTCGACATGACGCTCACCTACTCGGGCTGTCCGGCTCGAGACATGCTCACGGACCAGGTCGAGGAGGCGGCCGCCGCGGTCGAGGGCGTCGAGGACGCGGAACTGCGACTCGTCTGGAGTCCGGAGTGGACCGTCGAGATGGTGACCGAACCGGGGAAGGAGGATCTGCGGGAGTTCGGGCTAAGCATATGA
- the paaI gene encoding hydroxyphenylacetyl-CoA thioesterase PaaI: MTDQIRQHVEDDAYCETLGIELRSLEPGLARTRLEVTDDLTNFHGTPHGGAIYSLADAAFAAASNSRGETAVALETNISYLEAVDVGTELTATATETHESGRTAEYQVVVTDEDEERIATFRGRVYKP, from the coding sequence ATGACGGACCAGATTCGACAGCACGTCGAGGACGACGCCTACTGCGAGACGCTCGGAATCGAACTCCGCTCGCTGGAACCGGGGCTGGCGCGGACTCGACTCGAGGTCACCGACGATCTGACGAACTTCCACGGCACCCCTCACGGAGGGGCGATCTACTCGCTGGCCGATGCGGCGTTCGCCGCCGCGTCGAACTCCCGCGGAGAGACGGCAGTCGCGCTCGAGACGAACATCTCGTACCTCGAGGCGGTCGACGTCGGGACCGAACTCACCGCGACGGCGACGGAGACCCACGAGTCGGGCCGGACCGCCGAGTACCAGGTCGTCGTCACCGACGAGGACGAAGAACGGATCGCGACGTTTCGCGGACGGGTCTACAAACCGTGA
- the paaA gene encoding 1,2-phenylacetyl-CoA epoxidase subunit PaaA, which produces MDLDTVKERAGPREFSPADDLPEEYRKAATRMIEFHANSEIMGAYLERPFIRQSPSIDRKLAFSAKVQDEIGHGQLLYRAAESLGVKTREEMLGDLANGDGKFLNCFHYEMNDWVETPMIAFFVDGAAMRRQATLRRTSWEPYAHAMDKVCFEEGFHVKHGEDILKELMTGSRKEQQMTQEAFEEWWPRIIQFFGPTDDKSTHHDFAASVGLKQQSNDALRNAFLDQYIPKARKYGLEIPDEPRIRERDDGTYEVEEDDLDWDEFFTIAKNDYEPGLEQINGRKAAQEAVQWVRDTIESDTVAAGGHAPQAAD; this is translated from the coding sequence ATGGACCTGGACACAGTCAAAGAACGCGCGGGGCCGCGGGAGTTCAGCCCCGCGGACGACCTTCCGGAGGAGTACCGGAAGGCGGCGACTCGGATGATCGAGTTCCACGCGAACAGCGAGATCATGGGTGCGTATCTCGAGCGACCGTTCATCCGGCAGTCGCCGAGCATCGACCGAAAGCTGGCGTTCTCGGCGAAAGTACAGGACGAGATCGGGCACGGCCAGTTGCTCTACCGGGCGGCGGAGTCGCTCGGAGTCAAGACCCGCGAAGAGATGTTAGGCGACCTCGCCAACGGCGACGGGAAGTTCCTCAACTGTTTCCACTACGAGATGAACGACTGGGTCGAGACGCCGATGATCGCCTTCTTCGTCGACGGGGCTGCGATGCGCCGGCAGGCGACGCTCCGACGGACCAGCTGGGAGCCCTACGCCCACGCGATGGACAAGGTCTGCTTCGAGGAGGGGTTCCACGTCAAACACGGCGAGGACATCCTCAAAGAGCTTATGACGGGCTCGCGCAAGGAACAGCAGATGACCCAGGAGGCCTTCGAGGAGTGGTGGCCCCGCATCATCCAGTTCTTCGGGCCGACCGACGACAAGAGCACGCACCACGACTTCGCGGCCTCGGTCGGGCTGAAACAGCAGTCCAACGACGCGCTGCGCAACGCCTTCCTCGATCAGTACATTCCGAAAGCGCGGAAGTACGGCCTCGAGATCCCCGACGAGCCGCGCATTCGCGAGCGAGACGACGGCACTTACGAGGTCGAGGAGGACGACCTCGACTGGGACGAGTTCTTCACGATCGCGAAGAACGACTACGAGCCGGGTCTCGAGCAGATCAACGGCCGGAAGGCCGCACAGGAGGCGGTGCAGTGGGTTCGTGACACGATCGAGAGCGACACCGTAGCCGCCGGCGGCCACGCGCCGCAGGCGGCCGACTGA
- a CDS encoding helix-turn-helix domain-containing protein: MIDECLAVEFRVRNDDCPLSEATRAVDVEIDARAPQRRSDGYDLLQFSSPTADSLTDVLDNDDRISYLHVSRTDGRSRYRCLSKQPCVVRRLIDGGLIVETLRYRDGAAMIFGAVVGRDVLKGVMEAAGETVGVKLERVYPLQSEATESPGQRWDLTPAQEECIRTALEIGYFEIPRQASSEAVADELGISKSAFLERLRRAEASLFRQMFR; encoded by the coding sequence ATGATCGACGAGTGTCTCGCCGTGGAGTTCAGGGTCCGAAACGACGACTGTCCGCTCTCGGAGGCGACGCGAGCGGTCGACGTCGAAATCGACGCCCGGGCGCCACAGCGACGCAGCGACGGCTACGACCTCCTCCAGTTCAGTTCGCCGACTGCCGACTCGCTCACGGACGTCCTCGATAACGACGATCGAATCTCGTACCTCCACGTCTCGAGAACCGACGGCCGCTCGCGGTACCGGTGCCTGTCGAAACAGCCCTGTGTCGTCCGTCGGCTGATCGACGGCGGACTCATAGTCGAGACCCTGCGCTACCGCGACGGTGCGGCGATGATCTTCGGTGCGGTCGTCGGGCGCGACGTCCTCAAGGGGGTCATGGAAGCCGCCGGCGAGACCGTCGGCGTCAAACTCGAGCGGGTTTACCCCCTCCAGTCGGAGGCAACGGAGTCGCCCGGCCAGCGGTGGGATCTCACGCCGGCCCAGGAGGAGTGCATCCGGACGGCTCTCGAGATCGGGTACTTCGAGATCCCGCGACAGGCCAGTTCCGAGGCGGTCGCCGACGAACTGGGGATCAGCAAGTCGGCGTTTCTCGAGCGGCTCCGCCGCGCCGAGGCGTCGCTGTTCCGACAGATGTTCCGCTAG